The Vitis vinifera cultivar Pinot Noir 40024 chromosome 18, ASM3070453v1 region CTGCTCCAAATGACAGGCTTCAAGAACTTCCACGGATCTTCTACCATGGACTTGTTGTAGAACAACTCTGGTCGATCCTGTGCAGAGACATGAGCATGAAAACCCAGCCCTCTCCCACGGCCACGCCCTGAACCAGGACTCATGCTGTTACCAAACCAGCCACTCCTACCTCTTCCAGAATTAGGACTGGAGCTGCCTCCACGTCCAGAAACAGGGCTGGGGCTATTGTTGAACCAGTGACCCCTGCCTCGCCCAGATCTGAAACTAGGGCTGCCTACCGGTCTGAAGCCAGGGCTAGGAAAATTACCACCTCTTGGTGAATTAGATGGAACACCATACCTAGGCATGCCATTAGACCCATTCCAGACTCCAGGAGTTCCTTGATGAGCAGGAAAAGGACTAGCCATTTCTATTGGGCTTCTATAGGGTCCAGAGCTGTGATAGAGACCTTGTGCTTGGTTTATTCCCTGACCTGGTGAAAAATTGGGTTGGAATGGAGGATTGGGAGAGGGGGTCATTTCACAGTTCCTTGGTCCTGCTgttaaaaaatcaatagaaaggAGGAAGCAATTCCTTCATTTAGAATCATGGTGCCCATAAACTaatgtataaaaaaaagaattaacttTCAAGTGGCTAATTAAATTGTAAAACTCTGAACAATAACAGATCAATAGCCCAGCTCAAACTATACTTCATGAAGCAATCGTTCCTTTTCatttagaagaaaataatgaagcCCTTGATGACTGACTCAAGGCCAAGGGGTGCAGACGGGGGAGATTCTACTTTGATTCCATATAGCAGCAGGGAATATAAAGGAAAttgtaagaaaataataagtttaACCCTTTTATAAAAAGCTTAAAAATGAGAAAGTCCAACTATATTATCAAACATGCTCTAAAAACAATGGTccaaaaaacatctttcaacAATAGTaattttttcgtttttttcttttttggatgaATATCTTTCAACAATAGTAATACCACAgttataaaactaaaataataataatcaatctGTCTACGTGATTACATGGCTAAAAATGCTATGGCATagtatcaaaataaattttaaaagaatttttgagacACCAAAAATAAAACTTGTGTATCACATGGACTACCCACAATGTTCATCAAACCATATCCAGAAGGACTTTCCATGATTAGACCATGTTCATGCTTTTCTATTTCACATTGGATCTGTTTGATGCGTGTACGGTTTTCTTATCCATGTTAACTGTCAACCCAACATTAGTCCTTTATATCCGAATAACAATTTCTGCCAAACTTCAATGCAGATGATATCTAAGATAGTAACAAGTCAAATAGTTTCCATAAAATTTTGCAAGCTTATTTCTCAGAGCATAGATCACaacatattttatgatatttcatGGTCTAAGTAATGTTGATCAGGATTTGGCTGCTAGAGTTTTTAGTTCAAGCCTGACCTTATGCTTACTAAGTTCTCAAACCCAAACCAACTCCCAGTAACAAGAACTCCTCCAACCATGGAAAGAGCTAAATTACCCCAAGTTGCAACCCTAGTTTTGCAActaaggataaaaaaattttTGTCTGTAGGGCACCCAAGCAGCGGCTATATTATATCACCAGAAAATTTAGGAAGCACTGATGACACACCAATAGATTATGAAAGGGTGCAAAGAAATCCATATAAGAGCTGgaaatagattttattttccacCAGCTAAAATGTGGaaggtaagaaaaataaatttgagttcAGAAGTTTTTTCTCCAATTTGTTTCCGTTTATAGGCAATGAAGAATTTGATATTGTACAagttattgtattttatttcacttGTATTTTCCATGGCAGCCCAAAGGAGAGAAGTtgagtaaatttttatttttttttggggcgtggggggtgggggggtcTTGTTTTgttctgatttttcttttttaatacttgCTTTCCACATATTTTCAGCAATCTAAAAGAAGCATAAAAATGTGTCACCCAAGCGCAAAATTTGTCAccggaaaaataaaaatcatgcaAAGAGAATGCAATGTTTAAATTCAACTTAATAAGCACatcgacattgtcaaataaaagtgatttttaaaagagttatgTTACCAGATAGAGATGATGACATCCGAGCCATGGTAGCCGTATAACCACTATTACTTGAAGGTGTTAAATAATCCTGCTGAATCTGGTTACCGACCTTACTTCTCCTCTTGTTACTGGAGAATGCTGACATAGGGTCTGTGTAAAAATCAAATCTCGGAGTCACACAAGAGTCCTCCTGCACTGGCAGAGTAGCAGATCCTTCAACTAATGGATTAGAGAGGTAACCAGGCATGGCAGAAGTATCAACAGTGTCAGAAACTTTGGTCTGAGCAGCTTCCATTCGCATTGCTTTCAgtctttctcttctcttctctgaTTCCTCCATTTAACCTGAGGATAACAACAACAGCCCACCGTGCACCAAACTAGTAATTATAATTATAGAGAATATCATCATCATCCACCAGTTCAAAATCCCAAAACCCATCTCATCTCAGCAAGCTCAA contains the following coding sequences:
- the LOC100243767 gene encoding protein SICKLE isoform X2, which encodes MEESEKRRERLKAMRMEAAQTKVSDTVDTSAMPGYLSNPLVEGSATLPVQEDSCVTPRFDFYTDPMSAFSSNKRRSKVGNQIQQDYLTPSSNSGYTATMARMSSSLSGPRNCEMTPSPNPPFQPNFSPGQGINQAQGLYHSSGPYRSPIEMASPFPAHQGTPGVWNGSNGMPRYGVPSNSPRGGNFPSPGFRPVGSPSFRSGRGRGHWFNNSPSPVSGRGGSSSPNSGRGRSGWFGNSMSPGSGRGRGRGLGFHAHVSAQDRPELFYNKSMVEDPWKFLKPVIWSREKALGKMGNASDSPKSWLPKSINMKKTRVSEATNESSSQQSLAEYLAASFNEAVNDASGT
- the LOC100243767 gene encoding protein SICKLE isoform X1; the protein is MEESEKRRERLKAMRMEAAQTKVSDTVDTSAMPGYLSNPLVEGSATLPVQEDSCVTPRFDFYTDPMSAFSSNKRRSKVGNQIQQDYLTPSSNSGYTATMARMSSSLSAGPRNCEMTPSPNPPFQPNFSPGQGINQAQGLYHSSGPYRSPIEMASPFPAHQGTPGVWNGSNGMPRYGVPSNSPRGGNFPSPGFRPVGSPSFRSGRGRGHWFNNSPSPVSGRGGSSSPNSGRGRSGWFGNSMSPGSGRGRGRGLGFHAHVSAQDRPELFYNKSMVEDPWKFLKPVIWSREKALGKMGNASDSPKSWLPKSINMKKTRVSEATNESSSQQSLAEYLAASFNEAVNDASGT